The bacterium genome contains a region encoding:
- a CDS encoding methylthioribose-1-phosphate isomerase, with amino-acid sequence KSKAMNLAFDVTPASLVSAWILDSGIRTLSDW; translated from the coding sequence AAAAAGTAAAGCGATGAACCTAGCTTTTGATGTAACACCAGCTTCCCTCGTGAGTGCATGGATACTCGACTCGGGAATAAGAACACTCAGTGATTGGTAA
- a CDS encoding cupin domain-containing protein, with protein sequence MSNLRIYNEDTPESPKLDTSDGSRIAEELTKQGIRFERWEATVDISEEAGQDEIIEAYKPEVEKLMKEKGYKTYDVVNMFPDHPQKDAFRNKFNSEHIHSEDEVRFFVKGIGLFTLHLGKEVYEVTCEKNDLISVPAGTPHWFDMGDSPSFTCIRLFDSEEGWVANYTGSEIAKSFSTL encoded by the coding sequence ATGAGCAACTTACGAATTTACAATGAAGATACCCCAGAATCACCAAAACTTGATACCTCTGATGGCAGTCGTATAGCAGAGGAACTGACGAAACAGGGTATTCGCTTCGAACGATGGGAAGCCACTGTCGACATATCTGAAGAAGCAGGGCAAGACGAGATCATTGAAGCCTATAAACCGGAAGTTGAAAAGCTCATGAAGGAGAAGGGTTATAAAACGTATGATGTCGTTAATATGTTTCCAGATCACCCTCAGAAGGACGCCTTCAGAAATAAATTCAACTCAGAGCATATTCATAGTGAAGATGAGGTACGATTCTTTGTGAAGGGCATAGGGCTCTTTACCCTACACCTTGGCAAAGAAGTCTATGAAGTAACATGTGAGAAAAATGATCTGATCAGCGTTCCTGCTGGAACTCCTCATTGGTTCGATATGGGCGACTCCCCATCGTTTACCTGTATTCGACTCTTTGACTCAGAAGAAGGATGGGTCGCAAATTATACGGGTTCAGAGATCGCAAAAAGCTTCTCCACTCTCTAG
- the mtnC gene encoding acireductone synthase: MIKTIITDIEGTTTSISFVHEVLFPYSSKSISTFLSQQWKTPVIQQIVADAASLAELENPSHAEITKVLLQWIQEDRKASPLKQLQGLIWKAGYEAGELEGHVYEDAHYYLKVWQKQGVVLSIFSSGSVEAQKLLFRHSCFGNMEPLFSFFFDTTTGKKQSPDAYLKILCALDTRAESVLFLSDVEEELNAAKETGIHTCQLLRCDEKHQPVSTGRHHTANDFREVTDIYRISQKP; this comes from the coding sequence ATGATCAAGACGATCATCACCGACATTGAAGGTACTACAACCTCAATCTCGTTTGTACATGAAGTCCTGTTTCCCTACAGTTCAAAGTCCATCTCCACCTTCCTCTCACAGCAATGGAAAACGCCTGTAATCCAACAAATTGTTGCTGATGCAGCATCCTTGGCGGAACTCGAGAATCCTTCACACGCTGAAATTACAAAAGTGCTCCTGCAATGGATTCAAGAAGATCGTAAAGCTTCCCCCTTGAAACAACTTCAGGGCTTAATATGGAAAGCGGGATATGAAGCAGGAGAGCTCGAAGGACATGTTTATGAAGATGCGCACTATTATTTGAAAGTCTGGCAGAAACAAGGAGTTGTTCTCTCTATTTTCTCTTCTGGCTCAGTGGAGGCACAAAAGCTCCTCTTCAGACATTCCTGCTTTGGTAATATGGAACCGCTCTTTTCGTTTTTCTTTGATACAACAACAGGCAAAAAACAGTCTCCAGATGCCTATCTCAAAATACTTTGTGCTCTTGATACGAGAGCAGAGAGTGTGCTCTTTCTCTCTGATGTAGAGGAAGAACTGAACGCAGCAAAAGAAACCGGTATTCATACCTGTCAGCTCCTCAGGTGCGACGAGAAACATCAGCCTGTTTCTACAGGACGGCATCACACTGCAAACGATTTTCGCGAGGTTACGGATATCTACCGTATTTCCCAAAAACCATAA